The DNA region AAATATGATAGATGGAATTGTTCTATGACTCATTgggtgctaatgttttctttgttcctcttactctcctgtgctgagtttcttttgtttgtggttttgttttgtttttgtaggttttgtttttattgagactttgtttttctcctttattttgatgagtaggtttgttaactttgtggttgtttaccttaaaatttaccctcatcttcctaggtttgaaccagcctaTGTTTACTTGGTATCatcttgccttcttctccattagaaagttctatacctacaccgtttattccctcttttattgttctgacattgtcatttacagattagcctctctggtttcctgttgcaaTTCTAttagttttggatagtccttgagagttcatttcctaggttggtatctggctggtataatcttgcatcctagattcagactgtggtctgatgttgtttgttctcagactgaaggactccctttaatcattcctgtaggtttggttttaacatatccccttaatttctgtttatctggaagtgtcctaatttcatcatcatatttgaacgaaagtttttcaggatatatgactcttggttggcaatgtttttctttcaaggttttatgtatgtcattccatcgccttcttgcatgcatggtttcttccaaataatcagagtttactCTTACTGTCTCTCCCCTgtatctgattttttgtttttcttgagctgctcgcaggatttttttctttgtctttggttttagcgagtgtgattatgatataccttgatgttttcttttgggatctatcctatatggggtttgctgagcttcttggatggtcaccttTTCCTCATTCATGATATtcggaaagttttctgtcagcagttcttcagtgatcctttctgtgttttctgtttcctcttcctgttctggaactctgataacttgcaaatttttgcttttgactgtatcccacataattctcagggtttcctcattattctttgttcttgttttctgATTTCCACTCTAACAGTGTTGTatacaagtgtttgtcttcacTTTCACTGTTCctgtctgaaatcttgtttatcttttgaatttctaattgtttcttttgtatgatttctagctgtgaatttattttggcattttgttcctctactattttcctgaatccttctattttttgtctgtattttccatgaatttgtctgccttttccataaattttttattttccctcatttttgtctgtgttttgcttcaactcttggatagctctgaatattagagactcgaatttcctgtcaggtagttctagtgccttttcttctactggaaagtcatctggtgtcttACCTTGGACagctactggaaccatcctttcctattttttttttttaatatgttttgatattgtctgctatctttgggacattcagtagttattttcttcatttcttgattgtagatttgttttgtcttggtttttcgttttatttggttacgtctgagcaggtgggctgtgtgttctttgttgtttgctcatctgttgtCACAATACTTTCCATCTCCTTGTACAATGGGTGGGGCCAATCACTcagttatggtgcagcagggcaggtccagctaaaggggaggggctgggatggtttTTTTTGTGGCACacactagggctgacagggtaggccaggaatcagtgttgGGCAGGTTCTGGGAGGCAATGCCTGTGCTGCttagaggtgtgatgttcagcacaaggtgcaggtaggcaggaaagaggagggaggttgtgatgtgtggagctagtaTGGGTATGTGAAAGAGGAGATAGAAACAgaggccaaaaacaaacaaaggaaaacaaacaagaaaacccaaaaaaagaGTGTAAAGGGAGAtcgccattggagtggagagatgagaaccaaagaaatggagagaagcaaaaaggaaaaagaaaaagaaaagggaaaaagaacaaaaaaaactaggtaaaaatttggaaaagaaaagcccccaggagtcccaccAGCACAGCTGCAAAGACCAGGAAAGTCTCCCAGGTTGCAGTATAGCCTggttagagggggtatagatgtcacacagcaccaggtattcaggaggcagaaaaagaaggtaagtatagacagatgagaactgaaaaaatgaagaaagacagaaagggaaaaagatagaaggaaaaagaaaaaaaagcaagcaaacaaaaaatgcccccagggatcctgccTATGCAGATGCACAGATTGGGCAACTGGCTCCtaggctgtgcagtgcagcccctctagaaggggctcccaagtgcaaaaagagaaagaaaacaaacaaaacagaacaaagcaaaacaaaacaagcaaaaaaaaaaaaaaaaagaaagaaagaaaaccgcagggatcccaccagtgtggtgttgtGGACTGGGGGAGTGGATCCCCAGTTGagcagggcttcacagcctttcaagaagaagcaaatatGGCATAAGGatccaggtgttcaagagaaaggagggagaggtggttggaggcatggaagaaaccaaaggagatggAAAGAAGCAGTACCAGTTCAGGGACCCAGCCAGTCTGGATGGGGTGAATCCAAGGGGCCAGaggtggaagcagttgcctcctggccaagagactgtggctgttgggaagcagaggaggctgaatggggaggggaagaagggtgggattTAGGACAGCATGTATTccttgttactgggtgctctgtctcctgctagtaactttgtgaagctgctttcctgtactccctgtccgccaatctgtgatgtgggtggggtgaatccaagtggcactgaTGCCGTACTTCCCTGCTGGCTGAGCCAACACAGCCagacaggaagctcagaggtagagcagtggggagaggatgaaggatgggaaagcatatatcactggttacccagtgttgtctcctgctgggagctccatgaagctgctttcccatgctccctgtcagctgatctccaacaggagtcctggttggcaaatccatgctgtgttagctgataaggaacctcGGCACATATGCCTCCTCActctcagtcctctgtcagtttcttattttattcagtgtttggctgagttctttatctctttatttgactcttcaggttccaggactgtctcagttttgctttgtttttagggTCTtttctgtggagggatggcatggtacttctgtctatggtgccatgttggctggaagtctctATGACTCATTTGGgttaaaaatgaaacactagaaacagaaagaaacttGAGCTGGAGTAGTTAAGAGTGTTTGCCTGAAGGAGATGAAACTTGAATACGGTCTACAGTGAGGAGACTTCCATGTGGTTAGCTGGAACTTCTTCAGAGATTTCAGTTCCCTCTGAAGAAATAAAGGTGGGGTGGAGCAGAACCAACTGTCATTTTTCTGGTACGTGTCTGTTCAGAAGACAATTTGCTCCAAAAAGGAGTATTCACCTAAACAACTAGTATAAAACCAAATATTTTAGCAAATTGACAAATTTCTCAGGAATGCAGAGGTACATTTATTAATTGATGGAGAGTTGTCAGGCACAGTTAATCATGGAGACTAAACAGCAGTCATCAGTATGTCAATATATGACTGTCATTAGCTATAAAAGGGGCTCATCTTTCTTGAACAATTTCTATCATCCCTCTGCCACAAGTTTTTGTTCAGAGTGAATCTTCTGGGTATAATAGGTAAATGAAAGAAAGTAGGAACCTGGGAAGAGTATTGATCTCGtactggtccctgggtggtgcaagtggtttgtatttgactactaacctaaaggttggtggttcaaacccacccactgccaccacagaagaaaggacaggtgatctgcttccataaagttcagtgccaagaaaaccctatggagtagttctactctgtaactcatgggattgccacaagtcagaatcaactcgacggtaatgTGTTTACTAATTTGGGAGCCTGTGGACATAGGTTCTAATACTAGTTCTAATGTTAAATAAATTTTTGGTCTTTGTCAAGTAACTTAACATATTCAGGTATTTACTGCAAGGAATTGGTTCCCATGATTATGGCAGATGTCAAGTCCGACATTCGTGGGGCAGGCCTGATGGCTAGAAACTCAGGCAGGATTTGATGTTATGACCTTGAAGCAGAAATTCTTCCCTGGGAAACCTCAATTTCTGCTCTGAGGGCTTTGAACTGATTGGATAGGACCCCACTCACATTATCAATGATAATTGCCTTTATTCGAGGTCAACTTATTGGAGATTTTAACCTCAGCTATAAAATATCTACACAGCAAACAACAAGATTAGTGTTTCATTAAACAATTGGGTACtatatctgctccaaaagacctctttaaagtgttaaaaaggaaagatgtcaccttgaagactaaggcgtgcctgacccaagccatggtgttttcgatcacctcatatgcatgtgcaatttgggcattgaataaggaaggctgaagaaaaattgatgcctttgaattatggtgttgatgaagagttttgaatataccatggactgccaaaaccaaactaaacaaaacaaatctgtcttggaagaaatacaaccagaatattccttgaaAGCCAGAATGGAGAGACTCACAtagtctcacatagtttggacatgtcaggagggaccagtctctggagaaggacatcatgctttgtaaagttgagtgtcagtgaaacagaggaagactctcaacaagatgcactgacacagtggctgtaacaatgggatcaaacatagcaaggattgtgatgatggcacaggacagggcagtgttttgttctgttgtacataaggttgttatATCCTAGATATTTTGGagggctggtggcacagtggttacaagcttggctgctaaccaaatggtccccagttcaaattcactaatttctccttggaaacctcatggggcagttctaatctgtcctatagggttgctatgagtcggaatggatttgTTGACAATGATTTATATTCTAGATGCTTTAAGGTATTTTAGCCTTATGTTATACATAAGACACAAGAAATTGACCATCACAGGTGTTAAATGCAGAGTCAACTTGGTGGTAGAGAGAAGCTCCACATGGCAGCCACCAACTTTTATGTGTGATCACAATGTTAGAGTCCATAAGTATGTTAGGCTGAATATAATGCCTCAGGGtagatgttgttattaggtgctgtcgagttggttctgactcgtagcaatcctatgtaaaacagacagaaacactgcttggtcctgcaccactcTTACTATGCTTGgccccattgttgcaatcacacTGGAGGTAGGCTTTCATGATTTTGACCTTTATCCTTCTAGTTAATATAATTCTCATAATTTATATTTCTATTCTCCTCTTTTAGGTAGTTCTGCTCGCAAAGCAAATGGATGGAACAAATCACTCTGTGGTGTCAGAGTTTGTGTTCCTGGGACTGTCCAATTCCTGGGAGAAACAACTTGTCCTCTTTGTGTTCTTCTCCATGTTTTATGTGGCAAGCCTGATGGGAAACTCCCTCATTATGCTCACTGTGAATTCTGACCCTCACTTACACTCCCCCATGTACTTCCTGTTGGCCAATCTCTCCTTCATTGACCTGGGTGTCTCTTTTGTCGCTTCCCCCAAGATGATTTATGACCTTTTCAGAAAGCGCAAAGTCATCTCCTTTAGTGGCTGCATTGCTCAGATCTTCTTTATCCACATCATTGGTGGTGCAGAGATGGTGCTGCTCATAGCCATGGCCTTTGACAgatatgtggccatttgtaagcCTCTCCACTACCTGACCATCATGAGCCCACGAATATGCATCTCCTTTTTATTGTCAGCCTGGACGATTGGCCTTATTCACTCTGTGGTTCAATTGGCTTTTGTAGTAAACTTacccttctgtggccccaatgtgTTGGACAGCTTTTACTGTGACCTTCCTCGCTTCATCAAACTGGCCTGCACAGACATCTACTGGCTGGAATTCATGGTCATGGCCAACAGTGGATTCATCTCTGTGGGTTCCTTCTTCATACTGATCATTTCCTATATCGTCATCATTGTCACTGTTCAGAAACACTCTTCAGCTGGTTTATCCAAGGCTCTGTCCACACTTTTAGCTCATATTACTGTGGTAGTTTTGTTCTTTGGTCCTTTCATATTCTTCTATACATGGCCGTCTTCATCCACACACTTGGATAAATTTCTGGCCATCTTTGATGCAGTTCTCACCTCCTTCCTAAATCCAATCATCTACACATTAAGGAATCAAGAAATGAAGGTAGCAATGTGGAG from Elephas maximus indicus isolate mEleMax1 chromosome 10, mEleMax1 primary haplotype, whole genome shotgun sequence includes:
- the LOC126084201 gene encoding olfactory receptor 4F3/4F16/4F29-like gives rise to the protein MDGTNHSVVSEFVFLGLSNSWEKQLVLFVFFSMFYVASLMGNSLIMLTVNSDPHLHSPMYFLLANLSFIDLGVSFVASPKMIYDLFRKRKVISFSGCIAQIFFIHIIGGAEMVLLIAMAFDRYVAICKPLHYLTIMSPRICISFLLSAWTIGLIHSVVQLAFVVNLPFCGPNVLDSFYCDLPRFIKLACTDIYWLEFMVMANSGFISVGSFFILIISYIVIIVTVQKHSSAGLSKALSTLLAHITVVVLFFGPFIFFYTWPSSSTHLDKFLAIFDAVLTSFLNPIIYTLRNQEMKVAMWRACRQLVSYRKIS